One region of Streptomyces subrutilus genomic DNA includes:
- the cysD gene encoding sulfate adenylyltransferase subunit CysD — MTTVAHLHEETDAPYALSHLDALESEAVHIFREVAGEFEKPVVLFSGGKDSIVMLHLALKAFAPAPVPFTLLHVDTGHNFPEVLEYRDRTVEKHGLRLHVASVQEYIDAGKLRERPDGTRNPLQTLPLTEAIQRLKFDAVFGGGRRDEEKARAKERVFSLRDEFSQWDPRRQRPELWQLYNGRHAPGEHVRVFPLSNWTELDVWQYIAREGIELPEIYFAHEREVFQRGGMWLTAGEWGGPKEDETPETRLIRYRTVGDMSCTGAVDSDAATLDAVIAEIAVSRLTERGATRADDKMSEAAMEDRKREGYF, encoded by the coding sequence ATGACCACGGTCGCCCACCTGCACGAAGAGACCGACGCGCCCTACGCGCTGTCGCACCTCGACGCCCTCGAATCCGAGGCCGTGCACATCTTCCGCGAGGTGGCGGGCGAGTTCGAGAAGCCGGTGGTCCTGTTCTCCGGCGGCAAGGACTCCATCGTCATGCTGCACCTGGCGCTGAAGGCGTTCGCGCCGGCGCCGGTGCCCTTCACCCTCCTGCACGTCGACACGGGGCACAACTTCCCCGAGGTGCTGGAGTACCGCGACCGCACGGTCGAGAAGCACGGGCTGCGCCTGCACGTGGCGTCCGTCCAGGAGTACATCGACGCGGGCAAGCTGCGCGAGCGCCCGGACGGCACCCGCAACCCGCTGCAGACCCTCCCGCTGACCGAGGCGATCCAGCGCCTCAAGTTCGACGCGGTCTTCGGCGGCGGCCGGCGCGACGAGGAGAAGGCCCGGGCCAAGGAGCGGGTCTTCAGCCTCCGCGACGAGTTCTCCCAGTGGGACCCGCGCCGCCAGCGCCCCGAGCTGTGGCAGCTGTACAACGGCCGCCACGCGCCCGGTGAGCACGTGCGGGTCTTCCCGCTCTCCAACTGGACCGAGCTGGACGTCTGGCAGTACATCGCCCGTGAGGGCATCGAGCTGCCGGAGATCTACTTCGCGCACGAGCGCGAGGTGTTCCAGCGGGGCGGCATGTGGCTGACGGCCGGCGAGTGGGGCGGCCCCAAGGAGGACGAGACGCCCGAGACGCGCCTCATCCGCTACCGCACCGTCGGTGACATGTCCTGCACCGGCGCCGTCGACTCCGACGCCGCCACGCTGGACGCCGTGATCGCCGAGATCGCCGTCTCCCGCCTCACCGAGCGGGGTGCGACCCGCGCCGACGACAAGATGTCCGAGGCCGCGATGGAAGACCGCAAGCGCGAAGGGTACTTCTAG